TTCATGAATCAAGTCTACAAGCGCAAGCCAGCTCCTCCGGATTGGCCGCGTCCATCCGGACTCGTTGCGCAGTCGATCGACGTCACGACGAATACACTGTGGACGCAGGGCTGCGGCGGCGTGCAATCCACGGAGTACTTCATTCCTGGAACCGAGCCGACTCAAACTTGCGCGCCGTCGGTGGCGCCTGATACAACGGGGCTTGGCACGCCGCTCCGGCCGGACACGGGCGGCGCAGCGAATTCCGCCACGCAGCCGTCCAATCCGTTTGCGAATCCTGTCGTCGTTCCGGGAGCGGTGCCGTCGCCGCGACCCGCGCGGCCGACCGATGGCGACTCGATCCGTCGTCGCGATTCATTGGTCTTCCCGCGGACACGCACGCGCGACACGACGCGCCCGCGACGTGACACGACTCGCGTACCGCCGCTGAACCCGGCGGCGAAGTCACGCTGACGATCGCGGAGTGACCACCGGACCGTCCAACGGGTGGCTGCCCGTCGACTGCCACGCGCATACCACGTTCTCGGACGGCCAGCTCACGGTTGATGAGCTGATCGGGCGCGCGCGCGATCGCCACGTTTCGCCCAGTGTGAGCGATCACATCTCGTCTTACATGGACAGCGCCGTGTCGACGGTCGACGAGGTGCGCGCCTATCTCGACGAGCTCGCGCACTACGACGTGCTCCGCGGCGGTGAATTCTGCTGGCATGACTCGTTATGGCGCGAGATCACGAACGACCTTGTCGCTCGATTCACGCATCGTCTTGGCTCGCTGCACGGAATCTGGTTGCCGAACGGAGAGCTCGTCTACGCGTTCTCACGCCGCTTCCCGAACGTCTCGCCCGACGAGTACATGGAGGCGCATGTGGAGAATCTCGAGCGCTTCGCGCAAGAGATGCCCGTCGATGTCCTCGCGCACCCGACGCTTCTCCCGCTGGCGCTCCGTCTCTTTCCACCCGAAGCCCTGTGGACCGAGCAGCGCGAGGAACGCGCCGTACATGCGCTGGCTGACGCCGGGATCGCGTTCGAGATCTCGAACCGCTACCGGCCGCACGAGCGTTTCGTTAGGCGCGCGTGGAGCGCCGGCGTCCGCATCTCGCTCGGCTCCGATGGACATACCGAAGCGCAGGTCGCGGACATCGAGTTTCCCCTCTCGCTCGCCCGAGCGATTGGCGTGCCCGATCATGAGCTCTACGATCCTCGTCGTCACGGTTCGCGCACCGGCTTCTTTGAGCCGGGCGCGAAGCGCTCCCGCTGATCCAGCACGTGATCCGCTACCGCGCCCAGTTCGTCGTCCCCGTCGCGTCGCCGCCCATCACGGACGGCATTGTCGCCGTCGACAGTGGCCGTATCGCTTACGTCGGACCCCGCGACGGCCACGAACCCACCGCGGACGTCGTAGACCTTGGCGATACGCTGCTTCTGCCCGGACTGATCAATGCGCATTGTCACCTCGAACTTACGGCGATGCGCGGCTTTCTCGAGGACCTGGACTTCCGCACCTGGATACTACGCCTAACGAATTCCAAGCGCGCGGTGCTCTCTCGAGAGATGCTCCTCGATGCCGCCCGTTACGGTATTGCCGAGGGCCTTCGCCACGGCATCACCACCTACGCGGATACTTGCGATTCCGGCGTCTCGTTCGATGCAATGCGCGAGTGTGGTGTTCGTGGCATCATGTACCAGGAAGTATTCGGTCCCGACCCTGCGCAGTGCGGTGCGTCCCTCGCGGAGCTTCGCGAGAAGGTGAACCGGATGCGTCCATTAGAAACGCCGCTCGTTCGCATCGGTGTTTCGCCGCATGCGCCGTACACGGTTTCGGATTCACTCTTCTCGGCCGTTGCGCAATACGCAAGTAACGAGTCGCTTCCGATCGCGATTCACATCGCCGAGAGCCAAATCGAGTACGATCTCGTCGCAAGCGGCAGCGGGCCACTCGCGGACGGGCTTCGCGCGCGCAAGATCGACGTCGCAAGCCGCGCGCGAACGCCGATCGAGTTGATGCAATCACTCGGTGTACTTGCAGCGCGTCCTCTCCTCATCCACTGCGTTCACGTCGATGACTCTGACATCGCGCAAATCGCAGCCTCCCGTTGCGGAGTTGCGCATTGTCCGGCGTCAAACGCGAAGCTTGGACACGGTGTCGCACCTCTCGGTGCTATCCTGAGCGCCGGCATTCCGGCCGGCGTCGGCTCGGATTCGGTGGCCAGCAATAACCGCATGGATCTACTCGAGGAGGCACGTCTTGCCGCGCTGCTTCAACGGGCGTGGCGCGGTGACCTGCGTGAGGTGTCTGCCCATTCAGCACTCACTCTCGCAACGCTCGGCGGCGCACAGGCGCTGGGCATAGCGAACGATGTCGGCTCGCTGGAAGTCGGTAAATCAGCCGATCTTGCGGCTTTCCCCCTCGCTGACGTCGGTCCCGTCCACGAGCCTGAAACCGCTGCGGTCTTCGCTTTGCCAGGCACGCCAGCATCCTTTGTTGCGGTAGCCGGCGAGATCCTCGTTCGGGACGGCGAGCTTCTCAAAAAGGATCTCGCGCTCGAAAAACGTGTCCAGGAGAGCGCGAATGCTCTCGAAAGGTGGATGAGAATCACATAACTCAGGGTCTTGCGCCTCCGAGGCCTCCCGAATCCTCTCGAACGCCGCAGGCCAATTTGGCCGAGTGCGCCTTGTCGACTATTTTGCCTGCGAATAGCTTCCGAAGTACACGTACCCTTCCGGCGCGCCCATTCGTCGTCTGGAAGGAAGTTACAAGTGAGCGTTTTCGAGCCGTCCACCTCCCCAATTGACGAAGCGCGATCTTAGCGGCGCGCGGCCTCAATTGGACTGCTTGCGACTGCAAGCGAGCAAGCTGTCGAGCGTCACGCGCACGAAGGCCTACGGAGGTTTTGCGTGGTCGTTGGTTGTTTGGCTCTGAATGCGTCGTTCGAGCCTCTCACCATGGTCCCGATGCGAAGAGCGCTTCGCCTCGTGATCGATGGCAAGGCGGAAATTGTCGAAGCGGATCAGGATAAGGTCGTCCGCTCCGAACGCCTCACGATGCCACGCCCTGCCGTTATTCGACTCACGAAGTTCATCCACGTGCCACGTCGCTTTCGTCGTCAGGTGACGAACACGTTTCTTTTCGCGCGCGATCGTTACCGCTGTCAGTACTGCGGACGCCACGCGACAGAGCTCAAGATTCGGGAGGCACTCACGCGCGATCACCTCATTCCGCTTTCACGTGGCGGCACCAACGATTGGAACAACGTCGTCACTGCGTGCAGCCCGTGTAACACGCGGAAGGGGAATCGGCTGCCGGAAGAAATCGGGATGCACCCGCTTACGCATCCAGTCGAGCCGCACTTCGTACATCTGAGCTGGGCGGTTCGACGCCTCACGCCAACTCAGGCGCGATACATCAAGACGTTTTACGGCGACGAAGTACTGCATCAGATCGAGCTTCTTGAGCATCGCGGGTCCGGGGCCGCTCAAGTATCGGCTGCGCTCGGTCACGCTCACCACGGCGGCCACGGCCAGCGGCACCCGTGAAGTGAACGCATCGAGAACCGAAACGCCGCGAGCAAAGCTCGCGGCGTTTTGTTTTCACCAACAACGAGTCACCGCCACCCATCAACTACCCTGCCGTGAACGTTTCCGAGCGTTGCTCATAGTGCCGCCGTTCGCCGCCTAACAAGCGCGAGAGCAGCGTACCGATACCGTTCTTGAGGGCGCTCGCCGGATTCGTCTTCCCGCGCACCGCGGGCTGAAATTCGCCATGCAACCAGCGCTGGAGCTCGTCCAGGTCGCTCACGTCCAGCGTCGAAATGTCGAGGAAGACGTTGTAGTAGTATCGGCCACCCTGCGCGCGCGGCCGTAGAGGTACCCGATACGGTCGGCTCAGAGGCGCCTCGGCCGATGTCAGCGTGGCAAACCCGCCGAAATCCTCGAGCGAATTTCCATTGCGCCGCACCGCCCGGTAGACCTGCGCTGCGGGATCGTACTGCACGAGCACTTCCCACTCGGTCGACCCTTCGATGTCGTTGAACAGGCCCTTCTCGCGCCAGAGCTCGACCTTGTAATGGATCTTCGTCGGAAATCCATTGCGAAGCAGCTCACGCGTCGTTGGATCCGACAGCAGGTTCTTGCCCACGATGCTTGGCGATTGCGTAGCGGCGAACGTGCCGCCTGGAACGATGATGTCCAGCTGCACCGGACTCTGAGCCCGAGCCGTTGATACCGGGGCCAAGCTCAGAGCAACGCCAAGCGCGATCAGCGATCGAGTGGACAAATCGAGAAAGGTTAGAACCTGTGTCGCAGCCGCATGAACAATCGCAGCGGCTCGCCTGACGAGGACAGCGCCTTCGCCATGTAAAAACCTACACCGCCAAAGTCGAGACCACCGCCGATGTCTGTTCTGAAGCTGCTGAGCGGCGGTATGCGTCCGCTCGCGTATGTAAGCGATCCATCGGGCGGACCGACGAGCCAGCCGCGTCCCGCATCGACGAACACGACCCAATTGCCCGTGCTGCGAAAGTGGTGAGCCCGCGCTCGCGGCGCGGCATCGTCTTCGCCGCGCCCGATTGCGTCATCGTGCGATTCCCAATCCGGCTGAATATCGAAATGCAGATCGCCGCGATACTCGGCTTGCAGGAGCGCGATGCGATCGCAGAGCGCAGGCTGGCCGGGAAACACCGGTCCCACATTACAAGTTCCTAAATCAACTCCGGATGCATCGCTGCGGAAACCGTATCCTGGCATGACGCCCGGTCCATCGGCCGAGACGCGTCGCTCGATCGGGAGGGCATCGCCGCTCAGCCATCCGCCGATCAAGGCTCGGAGATTCAGCTGCGCCTCCGGCGATACCCGATTGTACCGGCGCGCATCGAGGAACCCCCTCGAGTACGTCGTCGGGATCGGCGACGTCCAGGACACATCCGTCCCTCCAGTCGTATTCGTGGCCACGTTCACTCGCTCCAACGTCCCGACGCCTCGCTCCCAATCGGCGCTGACTCGCCAGCCGGACCACGGATTGTCTTCGTCGTTTCGTGTATCGACGACGAACGTGCCCGTCGCGATGTGCAAACGGCCCTCATCGACCGGTGGATTCGGCCGCCAATCCACCTCGCTTCGAAACAAGGTGAATGGGTTGCGGGCGTCGCGCGTTATCCAGCGTTCATCGCCAAAACCGCCCGTTAGGCTCACGCCCCGCCATGCGAACAGCGAGGCCGTCGCGCTCGCGCCATGACGCTGGTAGTAGTCTCGATAGTCGCGGTGTCCCAGGAACGATGCGAGCCCGACCTCGAGATCCGAGAGCTGCCATGGTTCGATGCCATCGACGACGTTGAACAGTCGTCCACCGAGCGCGAATCCCTCGAGACGTCCAATGCGCAACTCGCCGCGCACATTGTGTCCAACATCATCGTCGCGCGACGAAAAGCTGCTGCCGGTGCGCAGAATGGCGTATGCGTCCAGCCGCGTGCTGCCCCACGGCGTCGTTCGATTGATCTGTGGACCCAGGTTGATTGGCAGCCCCTCGACGCGATTGTAGGCGCCAGCCGACGCGATCTGCAACCTGCTCCAACTTCGATCTGCTCGCCGATGCTCCCATCGGCGCCACCATGGGTCGCCCACGTCAGCGAGTGTGTCTCGATCCGCGATGATCTGATCTCCATCCTGCTGGTAGCGCAGCGGCTCGCGATAAATGCGGATCTCGCCGCCAATGTCCGCGACGTCTCTCCCTTCGACGTCGCCGCCAACCACGAGCAGGTCGCCATCGATGCGCGCCGAAGGCCGCAGAATGACATCCGAGTTCAACGCAATGACGCGCCCGGTAACGTGGCCGCCAATCGTGAGTGGCCCGTTCAGCACGGCGACGTCGCCGAAGATCTCACGTCCTCGTTCGATCTCGAGCGGTCCGCTCAGTCGCAACCCAGTGCTCGCGTTGAACAGCGACGCGGCCTCACGGGCAACGTCCGCCGGGAGGCCGCGGCGTCGAAAGGCAGTATCCGGCGCCGTGCGATCCTGGGCTGCGGCGACGGCGAAGCACGCCGGCAGCATCGCCACCGCGATCGCCAAAGAAGTCCGCATTGCTACTCCACCGAGTGAAGGGTCCGCCCGTCGTTGGGCACCCCACGTACCCACCCCGCGCCCCGATTATAACGATCGTTCCGAGAAAGAGTTGCCTTCTCGACGGATCTCCGAAACATTCAACACCTGTCCACCACAGGTCACAGCCAGAGCGTGTCGCTCCGACGCTGTTCATCTGTGGCGGTTTCCAGCTCTCGAGCCGTCCGTCGCGCCGATCAACTGCGTTGTCCGTCCGTCGCGCCTTCCCCCATGGTAATACCCAGTCGGCGCATTCTGCGATAAAGATTTGGACGGTCCGTCTTCAGTCGACGCGCGGCTTCGGCGACGTTGCCGCTCGCCATCGAGAGAGCGCGCGTGATCAACATTTTCTCGTAATCGTCCAGCGTCTCGCTGAGCGAGGAATCGAGTGAAGCCGGATCAGGAAGCGGCGCTTCGGGCGGCGCACCGCGACGCCCGTCGCCATCGATCGCCAGAACCGTCGAGACGTCCTCTCCATCGACCGGCAGCCCGGCGTGAAGAATCACGAGACGCTCGACGATATTCGCGAGCTCGCGGACATTCCCTTGCCAACGATGCCGCGTCAGTAGCGCCATCGCGTCTTCCGTCCAGGCGGGCTGAGCTTGCCCCGTGCGCATTCGGTGAAGGGCAGAGAAGTGCCGAACGAGCGAGGGTATGTCGCTGGGCCGCTCGCGAAGGGGTGGAATCGGAATCGGAATCACATTTAGCCGAAAGAACAGATCTTCTCGAAATGTCCCCTCATGCACGCATCGACCGAGATCTTTGTTCGTCGCCGATAGAATGCGCACGTCGATGCGAATCGGTTTTCCCCCGCCGACACGCTCGATCTCCTTCGCTTCGATTGCGCGCAGGAGCTTCGCTTGGGCTTCGGGACCCAAATCTCCGACCTCGTCGAGTAGCAGCGTGCCGGTGTGAGCGAGCTCGAAGCGACCAATGCGTCGATCGGTCGCTCCCGTGAACGAGCCTTTCTCGTGACCGAACATCTCACTCTCGACGAGATCACGGGGGATGGCCGCGCAATTCACGCGAATGAAGGGGCGATCGCGCCGCGCGCTCGCGCCGTGGATCGCGGCCGCGACCAGTTCCTTGCCGGTTCCCGACTCGCCAGTGATGAGTACTCGTGAGTCAGTCGGTGCCACGCGAGCAATGAGCTCCCGAACGCGCATCAGCGCTGGGCTGTCGCCGATCATGTCGCCACTCAGCCCGTACTCGCGTCGCAGTGATTTCGCCTCGCGGCGAACCTGGCGGAGCTCCAGTGCCGAGCTCAGTGCGAGGAGCACACCTTCGGGACTCAGTGGCTTCTCGAGGAAATTGAACGCGCCAAGCTTCGTCGCGCGCACGGCGTCCGAGAGTCCGGCCCGGCCACTCATCATCACAACGGGTACGTCGGGCAGCTTCTCTCGCATTTGTGCGAGCGTCGCGATACCGTCCATCTCGCCTGGCATCATGAGGTCCAGCAGCAACACATCCGGCTCGCTCTCGAGCGCGCGCTGCAACGCCGACGCACCATCCTGCGCGTCGCGAACCTCGTACCCCTCGGCGCCGAGGAGGGCACCGACCATGCGCCGAATGTTCGGCTCGTCGTCGACGATCAGTACACTAGGCATTCGCGCTACCGCGGCCGCTGGGCAATGCGCGCGGCTCGGCCATCAGCTTCGTGATGTATCGCTGCGATTCGGAAATGCGCTCGACTTCGATCGCGACTGCTTCGACCGCCTGCTCGATGCGCTCGAGCCGATTCTGCACGTCGGCCGGAATCGGCGGTGCCGCCGGCGGCCGGTCGATCAATCGCCGCGTGAAGGCGCGGATGATCGGAATGCCGAGCGCGATGACGGCGATCGTGATGAAGAAAGACTGGACGATCTTCACGGCCTCCGGCGGAATCATCCCTGGAGGAAACGGCGGACCCTGCATGAGCGTCATGAGTATCCGAGTCGTTAGGCTCATAAGAGAGCGGCAAGAATTCCGGCTTTGGCAACTGCCATGGCAGCCATGTGCTCTGTTTCGGCCATCTAACCCTCACGCCTGCGGCCAGGGGTCGCGGCAACGCCGCCTTCCGTCGCGCGCTCCGCGAGCAGCTTGGTCGTGAATCGCTGGCCCTCCGAAATCCGCTCGACCTCCACCGCAATCGAATCGATCGCTTGCTCCATCCGTTCGAGTCGCGCCAGTACGTCCGGCGACATCTTCGTTGGCCCGCCTTGCTCGAGCCGGCGCGCGAATCCCCGCGCGAGTGGAACGCCGATCGCCACCACGGCGACCATCGCCAATAGCGATATTGGAAAGAAAACGGGATTAACCATCAGAAGTCCTTGCGTCGTTGACAGGAAGA
This genomic window from Gemmatimonadaceae bacterium contains:
- a CDS encoding sigma-54 dependent transcriptional regulator; this encodes MPSVLIVDDEPNIRRMVGALLGAEGYEVRDAQDGASALQRALESEPDVLLLDLMMPGEMDGIATLAQMREKLPDVPVVMMSGRAGLSDAVRATKLGAFNFLEKPLSPEGVLLALSSALELRQVRREAKSLRREYGLSGDMIGDSPALMRVRELIARVAPTDSRVLITGESGTGKELVAAAIHGASARRDRPFIRVNCAAIPRDLVESEMFGHEKGSFTGATDRRIGRFELAHTGTLLLDEVGDLGPEAQAKLLRAIEAKEIERVGGGKPIRIDVRILSATNKDLGRCVHEGTFREDLFFRLNVIPIPIPPLRERPSDIPSLVRHFSALHRMRTGQAQPAWTEDAMALLTRHRWQGNVRELANIVERLVILHAGLPVDGEDVSTVLAIDGDGRRGAPPEAPLPDPASLDSSLSETLDDYEKMLITRALSMASGNVAEAARRLKTDRPNLYRRMRRLGITMGEGATDGQRS
- a CDS encoding amidohydrolase family protein; this encodes MIRYRAQFVVPVASPPITDGIVAVDSGRIAYVGPRDGHEPTADVVDLGDTLLLPGLINAHCHLELTAMRGFLEDLDFRTWILRLTNSKRAVLSREMLLDAARYGIAEGLRHGITTYADTCDSGVSFDAMRECGVRGIMYQEVFGPDPAQCGASLAELREKVNRMRPLETPLVRIGVSPHAPYTVSDSLFSAVAQYASNESLPIAIHIAESQIEYDLVASGSGPLADGLRARKIDVASRARTPIELMQSLGVLAARPLLIHCVHVDDSDIAQIAASRCGVAHCPASNAKLGHGVAPLGAILSAGIPAGVGSDSVASNNRMDLLEEARLAALLQRAWRGDLREVSAHSALTLATLGGAQALGIANDVGSLEVGKSADLAAFPLADVGPVHEPETAAVFALPGTPASFVAVAGEILVRDGELLKKDLALEKRVQESANALERWMRIT
- a CDS encoding polymer-forming cytoskeletal protein, whose protein sequence is MRTSLAIAVAMLPACFAVAAAQDRTAPDTAFRRRGLPADVAREAASLFNASTGLRLSGPLEIERGREIFGDVAVLNGPLTIGGHVTGRVIALNSDVILRPSARIDGDLLVVGGDVEGRDVADIGGEIRIYREPLRYQQDGDQIIADRDTLADVGDPWWRRWEHRRADRSWSRLQIASAGAYNRVEGLPINLGPQINRTTPWGSTRLDAYAILRTGSSFSSRDDDVGHNVRGELRIGRLEGFALGGRLFNVVDGIEPWQLSDLEVGLASFLGHRDYRDYYQRHGASATASLFAWRGVSLTGGFGDERWITRDARNPFTLFRSEVDWRPNPPVDEGRLHIATGTFVVDTRNDEDNPWSGWRVSADWERGVGTLERVNVATNTTGGTDVSWTSPIPTTYSRGFLDARRYNRVSPEAQLNLRALIGGWLSGDALPIERRVSADGPGVMPGYGFRSDASGVDLGTCNVGPVFPGQPALCDRIALLQAEYRGDLHFDIQPDWESHDDAIGRGEDDAAPRARAHHFRSTGNWVVFVDAGRGWLVGPPDGSLTYASGRIPPLSSFRTDIGGGLDFGGVGFYMAKALSSSGEPLRLFMRLRHRF
- a CDS encoding HNH endonuclease, with protein sequence MRRALRLVIDGKAEIVEADQDKVVRSERLTMPRPAVIRLTKFIHVPRRFRRQVTNTFLFARDRYRCQYCGRHATELKIREALTRDHLIPLSRGGTNDWNNVVTACSPCNTRKGNRLPEEIGMHPLTHPVEPHFVHLSWAVRRLTPTQARYIKTFYGDEVLHQIELLEHRGSGAAQVSAALGHAHHGGHGQRHP